In a single window of the Egibacteraceae bacterium genome:
- a CDS encoding lytic transglycosylase domain-containing protein, protein MRLPLAVLLAALLLLAMSIPAPVSDTPGDLTTAEADAAAAAAAATSVADPPAQEPPAAAEPAVTEDAGSPPEADALALPSEGAPQAPADPAALAALLTTAEQAVRDPARAPEELEAAGHWQQVAYRKLTEQPEWLEAVLAEVPERLHGAVRGNVVAGARLLDMHTPSNPNRPVRVLDLPSWRIVEPPPADELRGYYEEAAAATGVDWTYLAAINLVETRMGRIRGVSSAGAQGPMQFMPATWAEWGQGSVTDHRDAILAAGRYLQWGGMPGDVNGALFRYNRDTRYVDAVRTYAEQMQGDPRAYYGYYHWQVYYDTRAENVLLPHGWDNTGA, encoded by the coding sequence ATGCGCCTTCCCCTTGCTGTGCTGCTTGCGGCTCTGTTGCTGCTGGCCATGTCCATCCCCGCCCCCGTGAGCGACACGCCCGGTGACCTGACCACGGCCGAGGCCGACGCCGCTGCGGCGGCGGCTGCGGCGACCTCCGTTGCGGACCCGCCCGCGCAGGAGCCGCCCGCCGCGGCCGAACCGGCGGTCACCGAGGATGCCGGCTCCCCGCCGGAGGCCGACGCGCTCGCGCTGCCGTCGGAGGGCGCACCGCAGGCCCCCGCGGACCCGGCCGCCCTGGCGGCGCTGCTGACCACGGCCGAGCAGGCCGTCCGTGACCCTGCGCGGGCGCCGGAGGAGCTGGAAGCCGCCGGCCACTGGCAGCAGGTCGCCTACCGCAAGCTGACCGAGCAGCCCGAGTGGCTCGAGGCGGTCCTCGCCGAGGTGCCCGAGAGGCTGCACGGCGCCGTGCGCGGCAACGTCGTGGCGGGCGCGCGCCTGCTCGACATGCACACCCCGAGCAACCCCAACCGCCCCGTGCGCGTGCTCGACCTGCCGAGCTGGCGCATCGTGGAGCCCCCGCCGGCCGACGAGCTGCGCGGCTACTACGAGGAGGCCGCGGCGGCGACCGGTGTCGACTGGACCTACCTGGCGGCCATCAACCTCGTCGAGACCCGCATGGGCCGCATCAGGGGCGTCAGCTCCGCCGGCGCGCAGGGGCCGATGCAGTTCATGCCCGCGACGTGGGCCGAGTGGGGCCAGGGCAGCGTCACCGACCACCGCGACGCGATCCTGGCCGCCGGCCGCTACCTGCAGTGGGGCGGCATGCCCGGCGACGTCAACGGGGCCCTGTTCCGCTACAACCGCGACACCCGCTACGTCGACGCCGTGCGCACCTACGCCGAGCAGATGCAGGGCGACCCCCGCGCCTACTACGGCTACTACCACTGGCAGGTCTACTACGACACGCGCGCCGAGAACGTGCTACTGCCCCACGGCT
- a CDS encoding NAD+ synthase, which translates to MREGGQSGRMLRAAIGQLYLPVGDIAGNRDRIGATMAWAEEIEADVLVLPELAITGYPPEDLLHASAFVDENLAALGELAAQAGDCVSIVGFVDPVAVPPSLDSTPRTLANAVAILYRGRVRGRYRKVLLPNYGVFDERRYFEPGARIGGTWTIAGAEVGIVICEDIWRPDIPDAQAADGAQVLLAANASPYHQGKAAEREATITDVARRCGTPVVYAANVGGQDDVVFDGGSQVADAAGRIVARAPSFVESCFAVDLTFARDRPPPRRATFVCRPSARPKEVTPDPPPLVDPPGALEEVYRAIVLSLADFVRRHGYDLALIGLSGGVDSALVAALATDALGPERVWGVCMPGPPTPPEAITDAAELARRLGIRFESVDVTEPYKALGKAADAHFTGGDVVAANEGLLPRTRGALLLDLADRFTGVVLPTANKTEVAVGFATPFGDLAGSFAPLGDVPKTLVYELCRWRNSVDGRQFGWASGVEVIPEAIVGKAPSAERTSARPDRDLPASYPVVDAIIEQFVELARSPDEIVDAGFDRAVVQRVLDLVERNEPTRRQAPPSVKVTAKAFGRDRRVPLTHGFRPRITPPGDHRPDPGHAPDLDTVLEG; encoded by the coding sequence ATGCGAGAGGGTGGTCAGTCCGGGCGAATGCTGCGGGCCGCGATCGGGCAGCTGTACCTGCCGGTTGGCGACATCGCCGGCAACCGCGACCGCATCGGCGCGACGATGGCGTGGGCCGAGGAGATCGAGGCGGACGTCCTCGTGCTGCCGGAGCTGGCCATCACCGGGTATCCCCCCGAGGACCTGCTGCACGCCAGCGCCTTCGTCGACGAGAACCTCGCAGCCCTCGGCGAGCTGGCCGCCCAGGCCGGCGACTGCGTGAGCATCGTGGGCTTCGTCGATCCGGTGGCCGTCCCCCCGAGTCTTGACTCGACGCCCCGCACGCTCGCCAACGCGGTCGCCATCCTCTACCGCGGTCGCGTGCGCGGGCGGTACCGCAAGGTGCTGCTGCCCAACTACGGGGTCTTCGACGAGCGCCGCTACTTCGAGCCCGGGGCGCGGATCGGCGGGACGTGGACGATCGCCGGCGCCGAGGTCGGCATCGTCATCTGCGAGGACATCTGGCGGCCCGACATCCCCGACGCGCAGGCCGCCGACGGCGCCCAGGTGCTGCTCGCGGCCAACGCCTCCCCCTACCACCAGGGCAAGGCGGCCGAGCGCGAGGCGACCATCACCGACGTGGCCCGCCGCTGCGGCACCCCGGTGGTCTACGCGGCCAACGTCGGGGGCCAGGACGACGTGGTGTTCGACGGGGGATCCCAGGTGGCGGACGCGGCCGGGCGCATCGTCGCCCGCGCCCCCTCCTTCGTCGAGTCGTGCTTCGCGGTCGACCTCACGTTCGCGCGCGACCGCCCCCCGCCCCGCCGGGCGACCTTCGTCTGCCGGCCGTCCGCGCGCCCCAAGGAGGTGACCCCCGACCCCCCGCCCCTCGTGGACCCGCCCGGCGCACTGGAGGAGGTCTACCGCGCGATCGTGCTCAGCCTGGCTGACTTCGTGCGACGCCACGGCTACGACCTGGCCCTGATCGGGCTGTCCGGCGGGGTGGACTCGGCGCTGGTCGCCGCGCTGGCCACCGACGCGCTCGGGCCCGAACGGGTGTGGGGGGTGTGCATGCCGGGCCCGCCGACGCCGCCGGAGGCGATCACCGACGCCGCCGAGCTCGCCCGACGTCTCGGCATCCGCTTCGAGTCCGTCGACGTCACCGAGCCCTACAAGGCCCTGGGCAAGGCCGCCGATGCGCACTTCACCGGCGGGGACGTGGTCGCCGCCAACGAGGGGCTGCTGCCGCGCACCCGCGGCGCGCTGCTGCTCGACCTCGCCGACCGCTTCACCGGCGTCGTGCTGCCCACGGCCAACAAGACCGAGGTCGCCGTCGGGTTCGCGACCCCCTTCGGTGACCTGGCAGGCAGCTTCGCACCCCTGGGCGACGTGCCGAAGACCCTCGTCTACGAGCTGTGCCGGTGGCGCAACAGCGTCGACGGGCGGCAGTTCGGCTGGGCCAGCGGCGTCGAGGTCATCCCCGAGGCCATCGTCGGCAAGGCGCCCTCCGCCGAGCGCACGAGCGCCCGCCCCGACCGGGACCTGCCGGCGAGCTACCCGGTGGTGGATGCCATCATCGAGCAGTTCGTCGAGCTCGCCCGGTCCCCCGACGAGATCGTCGACGCCGGCTTCGACCGCGCGGTCGTCCAGCGCGTCCTCGACCTCGTCGAGCGCAACGAGCCCACCCGCCGGCAGGCGCCACCCAGTGTGAAGGTCACGGCCAAGGCCTTCGGGCGCGACCGGCGCGTCCCGCTGACGCACGGTTTCCGGCCGCGGATCACCCCACCGGGTGATCACCGGCCCGACCCCGGGCACGCCCCCGACCTCGACACCGTGCTGGAGGGCTGA
- a CDS encoding wax ester/triacylglycerol synthase family O-acyltransferase: MARLGGLDASLLSMEDDVTHLHLGSTAVFEGPVPPFADLRAMIVGKLPLVPRYRERIRRVPFDIARPVWAPDPHFNPDYHIRHTGLPSPGSPEQLLNLIGRVMANKLDLTKPLWEMWVVEGLQDDRWALISKTHYALVDGITDTALSSVLLDEHPEPSAPVPDTWRPEPEPSGARLLADAVADYVANPYEQLSAVRSLRHLPRGALRRVGGVARGVATVAGRTRPAPPSSLIGPIGPHRRYGWARASLDDVAAIRQGLGAAAGPVPGVTVNDVVLAAVAGGFRDLLTARGEPPEYRVVRSLVPMSVQADGTGGYSDRITAVVVELPVGGADPVTRLAAIREQTGGIARSRQAVAAEALTSLSGFAPPLLLAVGTRVATRTASRMSAYSVHTVVTNAPGPRRPLYALGRRMIEAFPYAAIVAPARVGVAVFSYQGQLSFGVTADFDAVPDIEVFCAGLEDAIAELLAAATAEAG, translated from the coding sequence GTGGCCAGGCTCGGCGGACTCGACGCGTCGCTGCTCTCGATGGAGGACGACGTCACCCACCTGCACCTCGGCTCGACCGCGGTGTTCGAGGGCCCCGTCCCGCCGTTCGCGGACCTGCGCGCGATGATCGTGGGCAAGCTGCCGCTCGTGCCGCGCTACCGCGAGCGGATCCGGCGCGTCCCCTTCGACATCGCCCGCCCCGTGTGGGCGCCCGACCCCCACTTCAATCCCGATTACCACATCCGCCACACCGGGCTGCCCTCCCCGGGCAGCCCCGAACAGCTGCTCAACCTCATCGGCCGGGTGATGGCCAACAAGCTGGACCTCACCAAGCCGCTGTGGGAGATGTGGGTGGTCGAGGGTTTGCAGGACGACCGCTGGGCGCTGATCTCCAAGACGCACTACGCGCTGGTCGACGGCATCACCGACACCGCGCTGTCCTCCGTGCTGCTCGACGAGCATCCCGAGCCCTCCGCACCCGTGCCCGACACCTGGCGCCCCGAGCCCGAGCCGTCGGGGGCGCGGCTCCTGGCTGACGCGGTGGCCGACTACGTCGCGAACCCCTACGAGCAGCTGAGCGCCGTGCGGTCGCTGCGGCACCTCCCCCGGGGCGCCCTGCGGCGCGTGGGCGGCGTGGCCCGGGGGGTCGCGACGGTGGCGGGGCGCACCCGTCCCGCGCCGCCCTCCTCGCTGATCGGCCCGATCGGTCCGCACCGGCGGTACGGGTGGGCCCGGGCGAGCCTCGACGACGTCGCGGCGATCCGTCAGGGGCTTGGCGCCGCGGCGGGTCCGGTGCCGGGCGTGACGGTCAACGACGTGGTGCTCGCCGCCGTGGCCGGCGGCTTCCGCGACCTGCTCACCGCGCGTGGCGAGCCGCCCGAGTACCGGGTGGTGCGCAGCCTGGTGCCGATGTCGGTCCAGGCCGACGGGACCGGCGGGTACAGCGACCGCATCACCGCCGTGGTCGTCGAGCTGCCCGTCGGTGGAGCCGACCCGGTCACCCGCCTGGCCGCCATCCGCGAGCAGACGGGGGGGATCGCACGCTCCCGCCAGGCGGTCGCCGCCGAGGCGCTGACGTCCCTGTCCGGCTTCGCTCCCCCGTTGCTGCTGGCCGTGGGCACCCGGGTGGCGACCCGCACCGCGAGCCGCATGAGCGCCTACAGCGTCCACACCGTCGTGACCAACGCGCCCGGACCGCGCCGGCCGCTCTACGCACTCGGTCGGCGCATGATCGAGGCCTTCCCCTACGCGGCCATCGTCGCGCCCGCGCGCGTCGGGGTCGCCGTCTTCTCCTACCAGGGGCAGCTGTCGTTCGGGGTGACCGCCGACTTCGACGCCGTGCCCGACATCGAGGTCTTCTGCGCCGGGCTGGAGGACGCGATCGCCGAGCTGCTGGCCGCGGCGACCGCCGAGGCCGGCTAG
- a CDS encoding patatin-like phospholipase family protein, with amino-acid sequence MGLVLGAGGVVGQAYHAGALRAVQETTGWDPRTAEIIVGTSAGAHVAALLRAGLSVPDLAARAAGEPLSPEGQRVARHIGPPEPVPKPRLRAVGMASPGLLLRSITRPWTARPGTVAAALIPRGRVSLEPFAARTNWLFGHTWPEGTLWVPAVGLHDGKRVVFGREDAPRTEVGTAVAASCAVPGWFAPVVVDGRHYVDGGAYSTTNLDLAADLGLDLVVVISPMTVARGLPVARLDYAARAGLRFRLAAEARAVRRAGTPVALLQPAAADLAVMGVNAMNPGRRNPVVSQAYASTLRMLEHPNARDPFAALAAA; translated from the coding sequence GTGGGGTTGGTCCTTGGGGCCGGCGGGGTCGTCGGCCAGGCCTACCACGCCGGAGCGCTGCGGGCGGTGCAGGAGACGACCGGGTGGGACCCGCGCACCGCCGAGATCATCGTGGGCACCTCGGCGGGCGCGCACGTCGCTGCGCTGCTGCGCGCCGGGCTGTCCGTCCCAGACCTCGCCGCTCGCGCCGCTGGGGAGCCGCTGTCCCCGGAGGGCCAGCGGGTCGCGCGCCACATCGGCCCCCCCGAGCCGGTCCCCAAGCCCCGCCTGCGGGCGGTCGGCATGGCCTCGCCGGGTCTGCTGCTGCGTAGCATCACCCGCCCCTGGACGGCCCGGCCCGGGACCGTGGCCGCCGCGCTCATCCCGCGCGGGCGGGTCTCGCTCGAGCCGTTCGCGGCCCGCACCAACTGGCTCTTCGGCCACACTTGGCCGGAGGGCACGCTGTGGGTGCCCGCGGTCGGCCTGCACGACGGCAAGCGGGTGGTGTTCGGGCGCGAGGACGCGCCGCGCACCGAGGTCGGCACGGCGGTCGCGGCCTCCTGCGCGGTGCCCGGCTGGTTCGCCCCCGTGGTGGTCGACGGCCGCCACTACGTGGACGGCGGCGCGTACTCCACCACCAACCTCGACCTGGCCGCCGACCTCGGCCTCGACCTCGTCGTGGTGATCTCGCCGATGACGGTCGCCCGGGGCCTGCCCGTCGCGCGGCTGGACTACGCCGCGCGGGCCGGCCTGCGGTTCCGTCTCGCGGCCGAGGCGCGGGCGGTGCGCCGGGCCGGCACCCCGGTCGCCCTCCTCCAGCCGGCGGCGGCGGACCTGGCGGTCATGGGGGTCAACGCGATGAACCCGGGGCGGCGCAACCCCGTCGTCTCCCAGGCCTACGCGTCGACCTTGCGGATGCTGGAGCACCCCAACGCGCGCGACCCTTTCGCGGCGCTGGCGGCCGCCTAG